A window of Mangifera indica cultivar Alphonso chromosome 11, CATAS_Mindica_2.1, whole genome shotgun sequence contains these coding sequences:
- the LOC123229667 gene encoding cysteine protease RD19A-like: protein MERISLYCLLLLLSLLCSALASTVVSDDDFDDEEILIRQVVTSYDDDHLLNAEHHFSLFKSRFSKIYATKEEHDYRFGVFKANLRRAKRHQFLDPSAVHGVTKFSDLTPSEFRRQFLGLNRRLRLPADAEKAPILPTNDLPTDFDWRDHGAVTGVKDQGACGSCWSFSATGALEGAHYLATGELVSLSEQQLVDCDHECDPEEYGACDSGCSGGLMTTAFEYTLKAGGLEREEDYPYTGTDRGSCKFDKSKIAATVSNFSVISLDEDQIAANLVKNGPLAVGINAVFMQTYIGGVSCPYICGKHLDHGVLLVGYGSAGYAPIRFKEKPYWIIKNSWGENWGENGYYKICRGRNVCGVDSMVSTVAAAIHTTSH, encoded by the exons ATGGAACGAATTTCTCTATATTGTCTCCTCCTTCTTCTATCTCTTCTATGCTCTGCACTCGCGTCCACCGTAGTATCTGATGATGACTTTGATGACGAAGAGATTTTGATCAGGCAAGTCGTTACATCGTACGACGATGATCATCTTTTGAACGCGGAGCATCACTTTTCCCTCTTCAAATCAAGATTCAGCAAAATTTATGCCACCAAAGAGGAGCACGACTACCGATTTGGCGTTTTCAAGGCTAACTTGCGGCGAGCGAAGCGCCACCAGTTCCTGGACCCCTCAGCGGTCCACGGTGTCACCAAGTTCTCTGATTTGACGCCGTCTGAATTCCGTCGTCAGTTCCTCGGCTTAAACAGGCGCCTTCGGCTCCCAGCCGACGCTGAAAAGGCTCCCATTCTGCCCACCAACGATCTTCCCACTGACTTCGACTGGCGTGACCATGGTGCCGTTACTGGCGTTAAAGACCAG GGTGCTTGTGGATCATGCTGGTCCTTTAGTGCGACTGGGGCTTTGGAGGGTGCTCATTATTTAGCAACTGGCGAACTAGTGAGCTTAAGTGAGCAGCAGCTTGTGGATTGTGATCACGAG TGTGATCCAGAAGAATATGGTGCTTGTGACTCTGGGTGTAGTGGTGGGCTCATGACGACTGCCTTTGAGTACACACTCAAGGCTGGAGGACTTGAACGAGAGGAAGACTATCCTTACACTGGGACCGATCGTGGTTCCTGCAAGTTTGACAAAAGCAAAATTGCGGCTACTGTATCTAACTTCAGCGTTATTTCCCTTGATGAAGATCAAATTGCTGCTAATCTAGTGAAGAATGGTCCTCTTGCAG TGGGGATCAATGCAGTTTTCATGCAAACATATATTGGAGGGGTTTCTTGCCCCTACATTTGCGGGAAGCACTTGGATCATGGAGTGCTTCTGGTGGGATACGGCTCAGCTGGTTATGCACCTATCAGGTTTAAGGAGAAGCCTTACTGGATCATAAAGAATTCGTGGGGAGAAAACTGGGGAGAGAATGGATACTACAAGATATGTAGGGGTCGCAATGTATGTGGAGTGGACTCCATGGTCTCAACAGTAGCAGCAGCCATCCACACAACCTCACACTAG